A part of Helicoverpa zea isolate HzStark_Cry1AcR chromosome 17, ilHelZeax1.1, whole genome shotgun sequence genomic DNA contains:
- the LOC124638524 gene encoding uncharacterized protein LOC124638524, translated as MMRSPDSKMSKSNPDLCTDNVPGTNVTLRSGKRKQPDCEADVTQAIALLSDKLTKNIGDLRVDMNNQFTTITANINNLREEFNTLSLISAQIQNDIKELRAEYLVIKKDMSQFDTKHKELSQIVTELKSTVNFNSDNYADCEKRLTVLERHVNNSAASTVELLERKIDSLEQQARQCNVEIGNMPEKRGENLITVLQSIGSALNMSLTSKDIISIHRVPHAHPQNNRPKNVIVKFTSKLMRDNVLSAYRLSKGLTSDRIGLTGAPCRIYMNEHLTLRNKELFRKCREAAKSNKFKFVWVRNATVLVKESEDSSTYAIRSEEDISKKIKPNPIPTTTAAEQTR; from the coding sequence ATGATGCGTTCACCGGATAGCAAAATGAGCAAATCGAACCCTGACTTGTGCACGGATAATGTACCTGGTACTAATGTCACCCTGAGAAGCGGAAAACGGAAGCAGCCTGACTGTGAGGCAGATGTTACTCAGGCGATTGCCTTGTTGTCTGATAAGTTGACGAAGAATATTGGCGATCTCCGAGTTGATATGAATAACCAGTTCACGACCATTACTGCGAATATTAACAACCTTCGGGAAGAATTCAATACATTGTCGCTCATTTCGGCCCAAATTCAAAACGACATTAAGGAACTTCGTGCAGAATATCTCGTTATTAAAAAAGATATGTCGCAATTTGACACAAAACATAAAGAATTGTCACAGATTGTCACGGAGTTGAAGTCTACAGTTAATTTTAACTCGGATAACTATGCGGATTGTGAAAAACGTCTGACGGTGCTGGAACGACATGTGAATAACTCGGCAGCCTCGACTGTTGAATTATTGGAAAGAAAGATCGATTCTCTAGAGCAACAGGCAAGACAGTGTAACGTAGAGATAGGAAATATGCCAGAAAAACGCGGTGAGAATTTAATTACTGTACTTCAATCAATTGGTTCAGCACTCAACATGTCCTTGACGTCGAAGGATATAATATCCATTCACCGGGTCCCACATGCACATCCACAAAATAATCGTCCGAAGAATGTCATAGTCAAATTTACGTCTAAACTTATGCGTGACAATGTCCTCAGTGCATACCGGTTATCTAAAGGTCTGACTTCGGATCGCATAGGCCTCACTGGTGCACCTTGTCGTATTTATATGAACGAGCACCTAACGCTGCGCAACAAGGAGTTATTTCGAAAATGTCGTGAAGCCGCTAAGtcaaacaaattcaaattcGTGTGGGTCAGGAATGCAACGGTCTTGGTTAAGGAATCTGAAGATTCCTCTACGTACGCCATACGTTCGGAAGAGGACATATCCAAGAAGATTAAGCCAAATCCCATACCTACAACTACGGCTGCTGAACAAACCCGTTAA